One stretch of Rhinatrema bivittatum chromosome 8, aRhiBiv1.1, whole genome shotgun sequence DNA includes these proteins:
- the UBE2C gene encoding ubiquitin-conjugating enzyme E2 C isoform X2, with the protein MMARPGLVLHQELMSLMMSGDKGISAFPESDNLFKWIGTIDGAVGTVYEGLRYKLALEFPSGYPYNAPTVRFVTPCFHPNVDGQGNICLDILKDKWSALYDVRTILLSLQSLLGEPNNDSPLNTHAAELWHNQAAYKQHLHELYAKQVRNKEN; encoded by the exons ATGATGGCCAGACCTGGACTAGT ATTACATCAGGAGCTGATGTCTCTCATG ATGTCAGGTGACAAAGGAATTTCTGCCTTTCCAGAATCGGACAACCTATTCAAATGGATTGGGACCATAGATGGTGCTGTTGGCACA GTTTATGAAGGTCTTAGATACAAACTTGCCCTGGAATTTCCCAGCGGTTACCCTTACAATGCTCCCACAGTCAGATTTGTCACGCCTTGCTTCCATCCCAACGTAGACGGTCAAGGGAACATCTGCCTGGATATCTTGAAAGACAAGTGGTCAGCCCTGTATGATGTCAGGACCATCCTGCTGTCCCTACAGAGCCTGCTTGGAG AACCCAATAACGATAGCCCTTTGAACACACATGCGGCAGAGCTTTGGCACAATCAGGCTG CCTACAAGCAGCACCTCCATGAGCTGTATGCGAAGCAGGTGCGGAATAAAGAGAACTGA
- the UBE2C gene encoding ubiquitin-conjugating enzyme E2 C isoform X1: MASQNMDPAVVESAAPRKGIESGSSAAKGSVSKRLHQELMSLMMSGDKGISAFPESDNLFKWIGTIDGAVGTVYEGLRYKLALEFPSGYPYNAPTVRFVTPCFHPNVDGQGNICLDILKDKWSALYDVRTILLSLQSLLGEPNNDSPLNTHAAELWHNQAAYKQHLHELYAKQVRNKEN, from the exons ATGGCGTCTCAGAACATGGACCCGGCGGTTGTTGAGTCCGCAGCGCCGCGGAAAGGAATAGAGTCCGGGAGCAGCGCCGCTAAAGGCTCGGTGAGCAAGAG ATTACATCAGGAGCTGATGTCTCTCATG ATGTCAGGTGACAAAGGAATTTCTGCCTTTCCAGAATCGGACAACCTATTCAAATGGATTGGGACCATAGATGGTGCTGTTGGCACA GTTTATGAAGGTCTTAGATACAAACTTGCCCTGGAATTTCCCAGCGGTTACCCTTACAATGCTCCCACAGTCAGATTTGTCACGCCTTGCTTCCATCCCAACGTAGACGGTCAAGGGAACATCTGCCTGGATATCTTGAAAGACAAGTGGTCAGCCCTGTATGATGTCAGGACCATCCTGCTGTCCCTACAGAGCCTGCTTGGAG AACCCAATAACGATAGCCCTTTGAACACACATGCGGCAGAGCTTTGGCACAATCAGGCTG CCTACAAGCAGCACCTCCATGAGCTGTATGCGAAGCAGGTGCGGAATAAAGAGAACTGA
- the UBE2C gene encoding ubiquitin-conjugating enzyme E2 C isoform X3, whose translation MSLMMSGDKGISAFPESDNLFKWIGTIDGAVGTVYEGLRYKLALEFPSGYPYNAPTVRFVTPCFHPNVDGQGNICLDILKDKWSALYDVRTILLSLQSLLGEPNNDSPLNTHAAELWHNQAAYKQHLHELYAKQVRNKEN comes from the exons ATGTCTCTCATG ATGTCAGGTGACAAAGGAATTTCTGCCTTTCCAGAATCGGACAACCTATTCAAATGGATTGGGACCATAGATGGTGCTGTTGGCACA GTTTATGAAGGTCTTAGATACAAACTTGCCCTGGAATTTCCCAGCGGTTACCCTTACAATGCTCCCACAGTCAGATTTGTCACGCCTTGCTTCCATCCCAACGTAGACGGTCAAGGGAACATCTGCCTGGATATCTTGAAAGACAAGTGGTCAGCCCTGTATGATGTCAGGACCATCCTGCTGTCCCTACAGAGCCTGCTTGGAG AACCCAATAACGATAGCCCTTTGAACACACATGCGGCAGAGCTTTGGCACAATCAGGCTG CCTACAAGCAGCACCTCCATGAGCTGTATGCGAAGCAGGTGCGGAATAAAGAGAACTGA